From Zea mays cultivar B73 chromosome 3, Zm-B73-REFERENCE-NAM-5.0, whole genome shotgun sequence:
CCGCGCCTACTCCCAGGCGCTCAAGCTGGAGGGCATCGACTTCGCCGAGCTGGTGCGGAGGCACCAGCTCCGGCTCGGGTACGGCAGCAAGGGCGAGGAGTTCGAGGACCTGGACGACACCCAGAAGCTGGAGGTGTACAACAGCATCATCGTCGAGTCGGGGCGGGCGGGGCTACCGGTGCGGATGTTCTCGTCGGGCCGCTCTGCCGGTGGCCCTAAGATTGCAGCCACGACGTGGGCGGAGGCGGTGAGCGTCTTCATCATGGCGGCGGGCAACCTGGCGTGGGACGTGTTCACCACGGAGCACGAGGTGGAGGCCATCCTCAAGGGCAGCCTCAACCTCCTGGCGGGGCTAGGGGGCTTCGCCGTGgaggccgtcgtcggcgcggctgTCACCAAGGCGGTCGCAAACGTCGGCGCCGGCGTCTTTGCTTGCTCTCTCGCCGGCTTCGTCGTGGGCGCCATCGCCGGGCTGATCTTCGTCGGCGTCAGCGGCCTCCTCATTAACCTCATCATCGGCTCCCCAAGGAAGGTGCCTGACATGAGCAAGCTCATGTTCCACACCGCCGTCATGCCCGATGGAATGGCCCTTGCGTATGCGGTATCTCATTAATTACTTAATATCATCGCAGTGACTACCAATGCAACTGCTTCAGCTCCTACTGTTGCAACGCGCGTGTGGAAATAAGAAGGGaataataataattattattattgtaataaaaaatAATTATCATATATTGATAATGATTATATATCAAATATCTTTTCTCGATTCGTCGTGACACACGTCACATGAGTCCATGGTGccccgcttcgctcgacccacgACCAGACAATTTTAGCTGACGTCCCGTTTAGATCATTagaattgaatttcattctaataatagtaatttaggcatatattaaCTAAGATAATTCgattttatacaaaatatattggtatATTATTATTAGTAAGATGTcgaagatatttatgtgctacatttttactatagaggagtgagacgaaaagtgtcatgtaagttatatagaagaaacaaattctactcatgcataaaatcatttctcatcccccaccccatgaatttgagataagcttatatctgaactttggaaagtggtggaatgtcaaattccaaactaaataagttattttattgagtaaattccaattcctctaaaatgaagggatccaaacgctccATAAGTGTTAATTTTTTGTCGAGTACAAATCCACGGGGCAAAGAAAGGCATCCAGCAAATCGAACGTTTATTCAGTAtcagacactt
This genomic window contains:
- the LOC100274046 gene encoding uncharacterized protein LOC100274046 (The RefSeq protein has 2 substitutions compared to this genomic sequence), whose translation is MDSEGVVAAKVADETTKPAIQEDGAESKAGMTDLLMLTDKSQLQALAMLLRNNEELMMSQAIKSETERIEYLKTVSDCYTRTMKLLDDSMAARTTYERSGGTRSLVARDMDDYVVYGLNACLQNVRNCCVRLDAIDKLRAHYDALADAVADPAANVEGLAAEASEYKAAIWQYCYNQRSASARAHSRAYSQALKLEGIDFAELVRRHQLRLGYGSKGEEFEDLDDTQKLEVYNSIIVESGRAGLPVRMFSSGRSAGGPKIAATTWAEAVSVFIMAAGNLAWDVFTTEHEVEAILKGSLNLLAGLGGFAVEAVVGAAVTKAVANVGAGVFACSLAGFVVGAISGLIFVGVSGLLINLIIGSPRKVPDMSKLMFHTAVMPDGMALAYAVSH
- the LOC100274046 gene encoding uncharacterized protein isoform X1, giving the protein MDSEGVVAAKVADETTKPAIQEDGAESKAGMTDLLMLTDKSQLQALAMLLRNNEELMMSQAIKSETERIEYLKTVSDCYTRTMKLLDDSMAARTTYERSGGTRSLVARDMDDYVVYGLNACLQNVRNCCVRLDAIDKLRAHYDALADAVADPAANVEGLAAEASEYKAAMWQYCYNQRSASARAHSRAYSQALKLEGIDFAELVRRHQLRLGYGSKGEEFEDLDDTQKLEVYNSIIVESGRAGLPVRMFSSGRSAGGPKIAATTWAEAVSVFIMAAGNLAWDVFTTEHEVEAILKGSLNLLAGLGGFAVEAVVGAAVTKAVANVGAGVFACSLAGFVVGAIAGLIFVGVSGLLINLIIGSPRKVPDMSKLMFHTAVMPDGMALAYAVSH